Genomic segment of Chelmon rostratus isolate fCheRos1 chromosome 2, fCheRos1.pri, whole genome shotgun sequence:
CTCAATCTTTCAGGCTTTAAATGGATGAAGAGCTTCAGGTTCTGGCTCAGACTCACCTCCTGCCTACGCACTGGACAATGATTAAATTTTGATTCACTTCTCTCAGCGACTACCGCGGGCATGTTGGAAATCAGCTGAAAATTGAGACAAAAGGGCCGGCTGTAGGCTGTGAGTCTCTGCTGAAGCCAGAAACATGTCTCCACCCTAACCCAAACACCCCATCAACTCACCACCAGCTTAGATACCCCCTAGAATGAAACTTCAGACTGTCAGTGTTTGTAGTGTGTGCTTGAAAGCTGCAGTAGTTTTAAGGTTGTCCCATTTCTGTCAGTTGAGGATCATTTagacaaaataatcagaatattTCAAGTCCTGAAATGCAGATGAACCAGTGTCTCTGGAAActgtgcaaatatttgcacaATGACATTTTATGTCTCTTATAGTATGCACAgtcttcagctgcagttttataGTCGACCTCAAGtatgacagaagaaaaagaggcaTGAAGCCCAGCTGAGAAACCCTCTGTGCCATTTTACTTCACCTTCAGTGCAGACAGAGCTTTTCTCACTCCACACCTTTGAAAGCGTACATGATGTTTTAGTGGTTTCCCACCTGCGGGGTGTTGACCTTGTCAGTGGTATTTCAGGCTCTGGGGACTTTCTCTCACTTGGCTGGCAGCACCCGCaggtggatggagggaggggttgtcatggaaacaggCCACTTGGATGGGACACGGTGCAGGCTCCAGCACACACTTTGAAAAGCTTTCATTGATAGCTGTCCCAATGAGCTGATTTCCGGACTGTTACTAGGCTACCCGCTGAGACGGTATGAGGGCTCGTCCGCTCTGTGCAGATAAAAGCGCGgcagtggatttttttaaagtaGCAGTTTCAATGTGCAGGTTTAACAAACGGCAGACTACCGCTGCTTTACCGTCCTCTGTCCATCATTTATAGGACACAGGTCTCCCGAATGTGTCCATGACATTCACTGacatttttcttgctgtatcTCCTGACGTCTCGATACACAAAGACAAGCAGTCGTATCAAACTGTTGTATGATGTTCTATAATGGGATATAGAATTTGTGTCAGTGACACTATTTTAACCTCTTTCATTTGCCTCAGAAAGTAATTCATAAGAACACACTATACTGTAGCTTTAAGGaggtattttttaaatgtttataatTTGCCAATAAATCATCAGTTTGGGTTTAAACTGAtcataaatgtgcatgtggTAAAAACTCAAGgtccattttttccatttcttccaGAGCTGTCAGCTGCATCTCATCAGCGGTTGTTGAGTTTGTTAGTCAATTACCACACGAGGGAAAAggtatttaaataaataaatactttatCAATAAAAATAACGAGCACTtaaaattttctttttcataatcatttttcaaaatgatttCACAGCTTAACAAATCAATGAATGTATTGCTAATCATTCCTTAACAGTTTATGGACCAGTCACGGATAGCTCACAGGACAGAGCCTGCAAGAAAACGAGCATGTTGTCAGGGGAGGCTAAACGGAGATCGTTTGACTGCACCACAAAGcccagagctgtcagtcaacatcagaaacaaacagagcttCTGTGCTCCCACTGGAGAGCCACTTTTCTACACACCCAGATCGAGATTTGCATTGTGGTGGAGTTATGGGCCTTGCAGAGACATTGATGGGTTTCAAGTAACTCGACATATGACTGTCCGAGCAGTTTTTTCAGAGAAAGCAGATGGctgtttcatgttattttacTGAGTTAGAAAAAAATCTACCTTTAATGTtagatgaaatgaaaattcGACATGACACAGTGATGAATAATTTGTAGTCGCAGACATGCTGTAAATTCTGTACCACATACAGTAGAAAATGCTGAGAAACATTTGGCGGATTACAGAAGGGCTGCTCAGTGCCAAATAATGCTGCAGTCTGTACTTGCTGTAACTGTCCATTATCCATAATCACCATCGACTTCGATCTCGTCTCAGCTGCATTAATCTCCCTATGTTGCTTCTGTTCTAAAGCTTTGGAGATGCAGAGGTATGGCTGGTATAACAAAACAGGCAGCGAACAAAGCACTCTGGCACAACATCCACCGTGGATAAAGTGgatcatttctttgtttgtgaagTTACTGTATGTTCTCTGAGGCATGTTGTGCTGCAATTATACTGTACTGGGATTAGAATCTAAATTATTCTCTGATATTTGCTTTGCGGAGGCAAACAAACTGCAGTCTGCATCTTCCATCCTCTCATCAACACTTGTAACGGAACACCTACAGCAACACTCATCCTAGTGAAATTAATCAAATCCTAATGTAAGACGTTAATAAGAGATTGTTTCCCCCCAACAGCAATTTAAGTTTGCAAACCTTTACTTTCAAACAGCAAATGTCTGTTTCTTATTAAATATACAGTTTACAAAATTAGATATACGTACAATTTATACAAATGACACTTAGTGTTGAAATCATGGTTTAAAAAATATGAGGAAAGAAGATTTTATTGAACTTGCTCCTCGATaaacaacatgtttgtgtgtgtaaaccaCAACAAAACCAGTGATTGTAGACATATTCtagcaaaataagaaaagaaatatttaagAAATTTAGAAAGCCTTACATCTATTTACCTAGTTCATAACATTCATATTTCTATTGCTGGTTTACAGTAGCTGCTCTGCAAACTCAAAGTCTAAATCAAACATACTGTTATTTAATGTacaaaaagtaaattaaatcATAGCTGATACAACATTACAGAGGAATTGCTAACATTATTCAATAGACAGTATATCAAGTCTAAATGTACTTTGTCAGCTTATATTTGAGTTGATAGACAAATTAGTATATATATTTCAGTGCACAACAGTCAACAGTGAAACTGTTttacaagagaaagaaagatggcaGTCTCTAACAGTTCTGCCAGAGAAACATGTCAAAAACGGGTTGGAGTTCAGCTTTTCCTTTGTTCGCGTATGCTGAATCCGTGACAATGCTCATGCTGTGTTCATCAAAACAAGTACTAAAAATAAAGCACAGTGACTACTAAGTCCAGGAAGCTAAACAAAGCTGCCATATTGTGTGTCGAAATGGGCGAGAGGTAAAAAGGCAATGTGCTAAACTAAAGATCTGAAAATCTCGGCTCGTCATTCGCTCGAAAGGGCAAGTCTGAGAGAAccgaacaaaacaaaaagagaaacatgaaaCTAAACATGACTTACTTCACTTTTACACAAAGAAGCAAGTATGTATATTTGTGCTCCTGAAAGAAACATGTCTTTGAATCTCCCACTGGATAGTAGCTCTCACCACATGTAATAGCTGCGTGTGGTGTCCACCTGACTGGGTTTGGTCTCGGATGagccctctttctccttctcacTGTCTGCCTCCCACAAGTTGATAAGAGGAGGGTACAACTCGTTTAGCGGTATTGACGAGGTTTTCTGCATGTACTTTTTCAGAGAATGGTGATAGTTTTTCCTCTTCCACCTCTTGGCAATGTACACTCCCAGAGAGGCCAGACTGATGATTGCAAACATTGTTCCCATGACTACCGCAAGAACAGTGTTGGTCCCTTGGTCAGATATTTCCACAGTGAAGGCTGCTTGCTTCGttgtcacattcacacacgaCTTCTGCGTTTGTTGGTGGATGTTGGAGACGGTGAGGCACACCTCGTACTCAGTTGCTGGTTGTAAATGCGTAAGGTTGTACTCGTGGACGTCCACAGGTACCCTGGCAGTGTAAGTGATATGTGGGTTGTCTATTTTCATGGTGGCAGATGACCACTTGAGGTTGGAGGTCATTACATTGGAGTTTATTTTCCAAGAGACCAGGATAGAGTGagattctgtttgtttgacGTAGATCTTCATAAGCTGAGTGCTGTCTAACAGAGTGCCGTTCACCCGTATAGCTGTCACTCTGGTGTCAGCTCCCTCTGAATTTTGAGCGACACAGGTGTATCTGCCAGAGTCTTCCACTTGGATATGAGAAATTCTCAATGTCCCCTCACTGCTGAGACTGTACTTGTCAGATAGGGTGTCCATCATCACCTTGTTCCCCATTGGCGTCACCCAGTAGATTTCAGGCTCAGGCTGGGACATAGCTCTACAGTCCAAGTCCACGGTCATGCCAATGTCAAGATTGAGGTGGCTAAGGAAGGTATCATGGGAAATCATGGGCAAGCACTGGTTTGCTAAGTTCTTCTGCAGAACCTCCCGCACGTGCATACCCCTTACTTCTGTTGGCATGGCACAAAACATGGACAGAGGTTCCATAAAACGGACAGTGGTTTTGTTGGAGCTCATCCACTGGATAACGCAGTCACAGCGCAGAGGATTGCTGTGGATGCTGATCTCACGTAAGTTGGGGAGAGAGTCCACTGTGGACTGGTAGAGGGCATTTAGGGCGTTGTTGTTTAGCATTAGGCTCTCCAAGGCTGGGGCATCACGAAAGGCCTGACGGTTGATGTAGGAGAATTTGGGGTTGTTTGTAGCCTCGAGCTTCGTGAGTTCAGGAAGGTTGTCCAGAGCGTACCGGTCAATAGAAACCAGCTCTCCCATGTTGTTTATGCCCAGCTCCTTCAGTCTCAGCATGTTCTTGAAGTCTCCTTCCTGAATCTTGTGCACTGGGTTTTTGTTCAAATCCAGGAACTTGAGGTTAGGTAGTTTCTGAAGCGCTCTCTGAGGAACTCGGACCAGCTTATTGTCATAGAAAGAAAGACTCTCAAGATTGTCAAGCCCGACAAAGGCATTTCCGGGGATGTCTGTCAAATCCATCCCTGCCAACACCAGGCTTCTAAGGTTTCCCAGTGGTTTGAAATTAAAGTCCATTATTCCAACAACAGGGTTCTCTCCAATCATGAGGATCTCTAAATTGGGTGTAGATTCAAACCACTGGCTGTTGATGGTCTTGAGCTTGTTGGAGTTGAGGTGAAGCCGGAGCAGGTTGTGGAGCCCAGAGAAGGCATTGGCGGAGATGGTGTTGATCTGATTGTGGTTGATGTAGAGCTCCTGCAGGTTGCTGAGGTCCTGCAGACAGTAATCAGGCATTTCTGTGATCTGGTTCTCCTCCAGATGAAGCGTGGTGAGCTGGGACATATTGGTAAGACCAACATCTCGAATGCTACTAAAGTTGTTCTGGGACAAGTCCAGCTCAGTCAGGTTGAAgagctgctccagctcctcacTGGTTCTGGCAATGTAGTTGCTCTGTAGGAGGAGAACCTGAGTGTCACTGGAGAGGTTCCCTGGGATGCGTGTTAAGCGAAGATCATTGCAGTCCACTGTGATGGCTTCTCTGTAGGTGGACTGGGGAGTAAACCAGGGCCGGatctcgcacacacacagctgggggCACTCATTGCTCTGGACGAAGGATAGTCCTATTGATACCAGGACCAGGCCAGCAAACACTTGGCCTAGAAGTAAGCAGTCTAGCCTCCGTCTAGCCATGctggagagggacaggaggaggggcAGATGACTTTGGGAGAGAGTGTGTTACAGTCATCAACCAGATCTTTCTGCTGATTTGGTTTTTCTGTCCAGTGAAATTGGCCGGTGATGAAGCAGGCAGTAGAATTTCACATGAAGATGTTGGAGCTGCAGGATAAcctggaaagaaagagaaaacaaggaggTTATTGTACATGTTATTATAAAGGAAAAAAGCTTTTAGTCCATGTTTACAAATGATTGACAGAATGACAGAATTCCGGTTTTAGCCAATCCTAGCAGCATGTTGGTCTGTCAGTATGTGAGTTGGTCCATGAAATTTGGCACCACCATCATGTCAAAATTTTACTTTGTCTTATACTTTGGTTCTAAAGACCTGCAAATATATTACATctgctaaacagcagcatgttactgttgtCATTCTGAGCATTATCAGCATGTTGATGTCTTCACATTTCTGTCAAAGCACTACTGTTTCTAGGTACAACCTCACAAAGGAGCTAGCATGACTAGACTCTCAGTCTTGCAGGTAATAATTACTGAATTATCACATAATCTTTCATGCTTCTTGTAAAAGCAGCAATTATTTAAGACAACAGATTGACTAAGAACAACAACCAGCTTCTCCACTATCCTTGTGAGACTGAGTTATGTGCAACATCAACAGTTTTGAGAAAATGCAAGTTCAGCTCATTACAATGCATGCACAAAACACTGCTCTGAACTACTTGGAAACAGATCAAATTCCATTGAGGCCTTTCATCTGTCCAACAGGCCCCATAAGGACTCGATCATTAGCTTCTCCGAACATCATTAAACACTATGAGATATCAGTATGTGCCATGCCTCAAACGTCTCAATTTTTAATGGAACACATTCAGCATTTTGAATTTAgggcaaacatgaaaaaaaaaaaaagtttttagcAGGCCTAGGATTCTTTCAAGAACGACTGGGAACAGAAGGAAAATTGTCAAAACTTTGAGCTGCATTCTTTAACTCTAAGTAGACTACAAATAGGGATTTCAGGAGAGGGTTGTGAGAGGACTAGTAACTCTGATCTAGCCCAGTCCATTGGTT
This window contains:
- the lrrn1 gene encoding leucine-rich repeat neuronal protein 1; the protein is MARRRLDCLLLGQVFAGLVLVSIGLSFVQSNECPQLCVCEIRPWFTPQSTYREAITVDCNDLRLTRIPGNLSSDTQVLLLQSNYIARTSEELEQLFNLTELDLSQNNFSSIRDVGLTNMSQLTTLHLEENQITEMPDYCLQDLSNLQELYINHNQINTISANAFSGLHNLLRLHLNSNKLKTINSQWFESTPNLEILMIGENPVVGIMDFNFKPLGNLRSLVLAGMDLTDIPGNAFVGLDNLESLSFYDNKLVRVPQRALQKLPNLKFLDLNKNPVHKIQEGDFKNMLRLKELGINNMGELVSIDRYALDNLPELTKLEATNNPKFSYINRQAFRDAPALESLMLNNNALNALYQSTVDSLPNLREISIHSNPLRCDCVIQWMSSNKTTVRFMEPLSMFCAMPTEVRGMHVREVLQKNLANQCLPMISHDTFLSHLNLDIGMTVDLDCRAMSQPEPEIYWVTPMGNKVMMDTLSDKYSLSSEGTLRISHIQVEDSGRYTCVAQNSEGADTRVTAIRVNGTLLDSTQLMKIYVKQTESHSILVSWKINSNVMTSNLKWSSATMKIDNPHITYTARVPVDVHEYNLTHLQPATEYEVCLTVSNIHQQTQKSCVNVTTKQAAFTVEISDQGTNTVLAVVMGTMFAIISLASLGVYIAKRWKRKNYHHSLKKYMQKTSSIPLNELYPPLINLWEADSEKEKEGSSETKPSQVDTTRSYYMW